The following are encoded in a window of Thermomicrobiales bacterium genomic DNA:
- a CDS encoding polysaccharide deacetylase family protein, with protein MLHAAPLRIRTSYLLPAILLLISTVLATAGTMLTPQPVAAATPEIVYFPATGHHVSEPFISTWRKLGGLATFGYPLSEAFTDPDSGLTVQYFERERFELHPENAGTEYEVLFALLGSWLTADRTDPAFTPIPTEAAPPDSPERTFYAPTGHYLSYGFKSYWESHGGLRIFGYPISEEFAEVNSDTGQTYTVQYFERARFEYHPEHAGTPYEILLGRLGADRATTLGIDTAAVTRQDGVPDYDEALWNPPPRAFNIPVLMYHHVGDDAARYTIPLWRFEQQLDWLQANGYNTVTLSEVYDAVAGIGTLPPNPVAITFDDGYVEQWGAAEAMRERGMRGTFFILSGASTLADWQIRAIADNGNEIGSHSISHPDLTTLSEGQLWSELVDSRAALQAISGQSVDIFAYPYGAYDSRVIWAVEAAGYRAAVAAWGGTWWSPEKWWVEPRIEIGGTLSLDQFTVYLR; from the coding sequence ATGCTTCATGCCGCGCCGTTGCGGATCCGCACGAGCTACCTACTTCCCGCCATCCTCCTGCTCATCTCGACGGTCCTGGCGACGGCCGGAACGATGCTGACACCACAACCGGTTGCCGCTGCGACACCAGAAATCGTCTACTTCCCCGCCACTGGTCACCACGTCAGCGAGCCGTTCATCTCGACCTGGCGCAAGCTCGGTGGTCTGGCGACGTTCGGCTATCCACTGAGTGAGGCGTTCACCGACCCGGACTCCGGCCTGACCGTGCAGTACTTCGAGCGCGAGCGCTTCGAGCTGCATCCGGAGAATGCCGGTACTGAGTATGAGGTGCTGTTCGCACTGCTCGGCTCGTGGCTGACGGCCGACCGCACCGACCCGGCCTTCACGCCGATCCCAACCGAAGCCGCCCCGCCCGATTCGCCGGAGCGCACCTTCTACGCACCGACCGGCCACTACCTCAGCTACGGCTTCAAGTCGTACTGGGAGTCGCACGGCGGGCTACGCATCTTCGGCTACCCGATCTCGGAAGAGTTCGCCGAGGTGAATTCCGACACCGGCCAGACCTACACGGTGCAGTATTTCGAGCGTGCGCGGTTTGAATATCATCCCGAGCACGCCGGGACACCGTATGAGATCCTCCTCGGACGACTCGGCGCGGACCGCGCCACAACACTGGGCATCGACACCGCCGCCGTCACGCGGCAGGACGGCGTGCCGGACTACGACGAGGCGCTCTGGAATCCTCCGCCGCGAGCCTTCAATATCCCGGTGCTGATGTATCACCATGTCGGCGATGACGCGGCGCGCTACACGATCCCGCTCTGGCGCTTCGAGCAGCAGCTCGACTGGCTACAGGCAAATGGCTACAACACCGTGACGCTCTCCGAGGTCTATGACGCGGTCGCGGGGATCGGCACGCTGCCACCGAATCCGGTCGCGATCACATTCGATGACGGTTATGTCGAGCAATGGGGTGCGGCCGAGGCGATGCGCGAGCGCGGCATGCGCGGCACGTTCTTCATCCTCAGCGGTGCATCGACGCTGGCCGACTGGCAGATTCGCGCGATAGCTGACAACGGCAACGAAATCGGCAGCCACTCGATCAGCCATCCGGACCTGACGACCCTCTCCGAGGGTCAGCTGTGGAGCGAGCTGGTCGATTCACGCGCGGCTCTGCAGGCGATCTCCGGCCAGAGCGTCGACATCTTCGCCTATCCCTATGGTGCGTACGACAGCCGGGTCATCTGGGCGGTTGAGGCTGCCGGGTACCGCGCGGCGGTCGCAGCCTGGGGCGGCACCTGGTGGTCGCCGGAGAAGTGGTGGGTCGAGCCACGAATCGAGATCGGCGGCACGCTGTCGCTGGATCAGTTCACGGTGTATCTGCGGTAG